Genomic DNA from Pigmentiphaga litoralis:
AGGTGCCGCGACGGATCACCGCGCACAGGGTGTGGAGGAACTCGACTTTCATTAGGGATCCTAAAGGGCCATGCGATAAAAAATAGCTGGCCTAAGTTTATCCGCTCGGGAAAAATCGCCGGATCACAACAACACTTCTGGAGACCTGAATGGCTCGCTCGCCCCGTCCCCTGGCCCACCGTGGCCACGCCGTCTGCCTTCTTGCGGTGGCAGCCCTGGGCACCGCCTTCAGCACCGCTGCGCTGGCACAGGCCACCTGGCCCAGCAAGCCGATCGCACTGATCGTGCCGAACCCGCCCGGCGGATCGAATGACGTGTTCGCGCGCGCCATGGGCAAGCACCTGGGCGACGCCCTGGGCCAGCCCGTGGTGGTCGACAACCGTGCCGGCGCCACAGGCACCATCGGGGCGGCCTCGGTGGCGCGCGCGCCGGCGGACGGCTACACGCTGCTGTTCGTGTCGTCGACCTTCACGACCAACGCGGCCGTGCAGCCCAACACCCAGTTCGATCCCGACAAGGCCTTCGCGCCGGTCGCCATGGTCGCCAAGGGACCGCTGATCCTGACCGTCAACAACAGCCTGCCCGTCAAGACCGCACAAGACCTGATCGCGCTGGCCAAGGCGCAGCCGGGCAAGCTCAATTACGTCAGCTCGGGCATCGGCAGCATCAACCACTTCGCGACCCACCAGTACGCGCAGGCCGCCGGCATCCAGATGACGCACGTGCCGTACAAGGGCATGGGCCCCGCCATCAACGACCTGATCGGCAACCAGGTGCAGGTCCTGATCGCCAGTGGCCCGTCGATCATGCCGCAGGTGCGGGCCGGCAAGGTTCGCGCCTTGGGCATCACCAGCGCCGAGCCCTCGGCCGTCGCCCCGGGCATCCCGCCGCTCGCCAAGAACGGCGCGCCTGGCTACAACATGGAACTGTGGTGGGGCGTGCTGGCCCCGGCCGGAACGCCTGCCGCGGTCGTGACCAAGCTCAATGCCGAGATCAACAAGGCCCTGGCCAAGCCCGAGATGAAGGAACTGCTGCTGCGTGAAGGCGCCGAAGCCGCGCCGCAATCGTCATCGGCCTTCGCCAATCAGTTCCACCAGGAAATCCGCCAGTGGGCCAAGGTTGCGAAAGACGCCGACATCCGCGCGGAATAAGAACGACGGGCTGACCGCGGCCTGGCGGGTGCAGGGACCGGCGCGGCGTGCCGTCAGCGCAGAGCCGGGCCGAACACCGCATCCCAGTAGGGCGGCGACCCTATCCTTTCTCGCAAGTGATCGATGAACAGCGTGGTCTTGGTCGCCTGGGACCGGCCCGACAGCCGCACGGCATAGATGGCGGACTGCCGGGTCGAATAGCCTGGCAAGTCCATGAACAACGGCACCAGCGTCCCTGACGCGATCTCGGTGCTGACCAGCCAGCTCGTCAGATGCACGATGCCCACGCCGGCCACCGCGGCCTGCAGCAAGCTGGGCGTATCGTTCGACCGGAAGCTGCCCTGCACGGGCAGCGGCCGATACCCATTGATTCCCGCAAACGTCCACCATCCCGAGGGCACCGGTCCGAAGTGCTTGTTGAGGCAATCGTGCTGCAACAGGTCTTCCGGCGTCTTGGGCGTGCCCCGCCGCGCCAGGTAGGCCGGGCTGGCGCACACGATGCGATGCTGGGGGGCAAGCTGGGCCGCGATCAGGTCGCTGTCGGGCAGCAGGCCGACACGGATCGCCACATCGATGCGGTCGGTGGCCAGATCGAACACCTCATCGCTGGTCGCAAGCTCGACATTCAACAGCGGATAGCGGGCCAGGAAACTGCCCAGCGCCGGCGCGATATGCAGGCGGGAGAACGCGGTGGGCGCCGTCACCCGCAAGGTGCCGCGCGGCTCGGCATGCAGGGCCGACACGGCATCGCGGGCGTCGTCCACCTCGGCCAGAATGTCGCGCGCCCGGGGCAGCAGTTCCTGCCCGGCCTCGGTCAGCGTCAGCACCCGGGTGCTCCGGTTGAACAGCTTGGCGCGCAGCTCGGTTTCCAGCCCTTCGATACGGCGCGTGATGGACGACACCGCCACATTCTGCTGACGGGCCGCGCCCGAAAAGCTGCCCAGGGTGGCAACGCTGACGAAATCGCGCAGGGCTTCGATCATGGTGGCGGCTTTGGTGGATGGGGGCGATAACGGCTGGCATTTTGCGAATTTCGCAAAGATCCTTTGCGTTGTAAGGGATTTACGCAAAAGGCGCAAACATCGATGATGAACCCCTCGGTAACCCCTATACGTGAGTCCTCCATGACCACCCATGTCGCCACTGCGACCTCCCGCCCCGCCGTCCCGGCCGGCATCCCCAACAGCCTGGTGCTGCTGTTCGCCTTCTGCTGCGGCGCCATCGTCGCCAACATCTACTACGCGCAGCCGCTGATCGAACTCATCGCGCCCGACGTCGGCCTGTCCAGCCACGCCGCCAGCTTCATTGTGTCGTTGACCCAGGTCGGCTACGCCATCGGCCTGCTGTTCCTGGTGCCGCTGGGTGACCTGACCGAAAACCGCCGCCTCATGATTGTCACGCTGCTGGTCTCGGCAGCCAGCCTGGTTGGCGCGGCCCTGTCCAGCCAGCCCAGCACCTTCCTGGTCTTTTCCATGTTGATCGGCTTCAGTTCGGTCTCGGTGCAGATGATGGTGCCGCTGGCCGCCCACATGGCGACCGACGAAACGCGCGGCCGGGTGGTCGGCAGCGTCATGAGCGGCCTGCTGTTCGGCATCCTGCTGTCCCGTCCCTTGTCAGGCCTGGTTGCCGACCACTTTGGCTGGCGCACCGTGTTTGCTGCGGCTGCCGTGCTGATGCTCGCCATCGTCGTGCTGCTGGGACTGACCATGCCGCAACGCCGGCCGGCGCACACCGCCAGCTATGGCCAACTGATCCACTCGCTGCTGGTGCTGCTGCGTACCCAGCCCGTGCTGCGCCAGCGTGCCTTCTACCAGGCTTGCATGTTTGCCGCCGTGGCGCTCTTCTGGACCGCCGTGCCGGTGGAACTGTCGCGTCATCACGGTTTTTCGCAAAGCCAGATCGCGTTGTTTGCCCTGGTCGGCGCCGCCGGTGCCTTTGCCGCGCCCTTTACCGGCCGGCTGGCGGACGCAGGCCATGGCCGCATCGGCACCCTGATCGCCCTGGCTGGCGCCGCACTCAGCTTCCTGCCCACCCTGATCCACCCCGCACTCGGTGTGTTCGGCCTCGCCGTCACCGCCGTGGTGCTGGACCTGTGCATGCAGATGTCGATGGTGATCGGCCAACGCGAAGTCTATGCACTGGATGCCAAGGCCCGCAGCCGTCTCAACAGCATCTACATGACCGCCATCTTCATTGGCGGTGCGATCGGCGCCGCGGTGGCCAGCGCCCTGTATGACCACGGTGGCTGGGCCTGGGTCGGTATCGCCGGGGCGGTGTTTGCGGTGGTGGCGTTGATCAAGTTCCTGGTCGATCCGAAGGTGGTGGCCGCAAAGTAAGCGGACGGCCTCTGGACCGGCGCGCTGCGTGCCGGTCCACTGCGTTTAGTCAGTGTGCTGACGAGCGGGGCTTCACGCCACGTGCAGCCCCAGTTCCGCCAGCAGTTCGGCCGCCTGGTGATACGAAATGGTGGCGCCCTTCAGCACTGACGTATCCGGCAGCTTCAAGCCCCCCAGATCCACCTGCCGCAGATCCGCCCCCGCGAATCTTGCCTTGGTCAGATTGGCGTTGCGCAAGCTGCCACCGTCAAACACCGCATCCGTAAAATCGCATCCGGTCAGATCCGCGTCCGACAGATCCAGCTGTACCAGCCGCTGCTTGCGGAACGACAGGCCGCGCAAGTCGGTGCTGATCAGCAGCGACTCTTCAAACACCAATCCCAATCCCGCTACTTCCGCCAACCGCGCGCCCGTCAGCTTCACATTGCTGAAGCGCGCCGACGCCAGACGCGCCCGCCGCCACTGCGTATTGTTCAGGTCGCACCGCTCGAACTGCGCATCGGTCAGATCGGCCAATTCAAAGTCGGCCTGCCGCCCCTTGCACTGACGCCACCGCGAATCGGCCAGCAAAGCACGGCTCAGCGCAGCCTCGACAAACGAACATTCGATAAAGCTGGCGCCGCGCAGATCCAGCCGGGTCAGGTCGGCGTCATCGAAATCACACTGCACGAACGTCAGCGCGCCATCCGTTGACGACAGCAAGGACTGGACGTCGGCGCGTGACAGGGTGCGGCCGGTGATGGGAAACGGGTGTTGGGGGATCATGGAAGAAGGCAAGCGGGTCCGGGGCGGCGAGGGCTGCATTATCGCAGCCTCGCAAAGTGCCGCGCCGAGCTGTCCGGCGATGCGCCCTCTGGCCGTCGCCTGACCTGCCCCGCCGCGATTGGTGCATTCCGGGCAACACCGTGAGCCCGTCCACATGGCTTCCGGCATCGGCCCGCGACTCCTACGATGGACCCATCCCATCCAACCCAGCACAAGGAGTGCACCATGACCCAACGCATCGACTACATCAAACAAGCCCCCGACCTCTTCAAGCGTTTCGTTGACTTCGGCATGCATCTCAAGAACGGCAGCATCGAAACAGCCATTGTCGACCTGGTCGACATCCGCGCTTCGCAAATGAACGGCTGCGGCTTCTGCCTCGACATGCACATCAAGCAAGCCACCCTGCACGGCGAGCGCCCCCTGCGCCTGCACCACGTCGCCATCTGGCGCGAGTCCACCCTGTTTTCGCCGCGCGAACGCGCCGCGCTGGCGTGGACCGAAGCCCTAACTCAACTCGCCCCGCATGGCGTGCCCGACGCTGTCTACGAACGCGTGCGCACCGAACTGTCGGAACAGGAAATCGTGGACCTGAGCTACGTGATCATGGTCATCAACGCCTGGAACCGCATCAACGTCGGCTTCCAGAGCGTGCCGGGCTCGCTCGACAAAGCGTACGGGCTGGACAAGGCCGAGCTGTCGTAAGCATTGCAACGGCAGCGGGAAGACGGCATCGGCCGGTTCGCATCTGCCGGTTCGCAACCACCCTTTCGCATCCACCATTGCGCATCCGCCCTTGGCGGACGCCGCACGATCCACCGGCCTCACAACGTGGGGGCTACACAGGAGCACCATCATGCATATTGTCGTCATCGGCGGTACCGGCCTTATCGGATCCAAGCTCGTCGCCCGGCTGCGCCAGGGCGGTCACGACGTCCTGGCCGCGTCGCCCAACACCGGCGTCAACACACTGACGGGCGAGGGCCTGGCCGACGCCCTGGCCGGCGCGCAGGTCGTGGTCGACGTGGCCAATTCGCCGTCGTTCGAAGACAGGGCCGTCATGGACTTCTTCGAGACCTCGGGCCGCAACCTGCTCGCCGCCGAAGCCGCGGCAGGCGTCGCCCATCACATCGCACTGTCGGTCGTCGGCACGGATCGGCTGGGTGCCAGCGGCTACTTCCGCGCCAAGATGGCACAGGAAGCACTGATCCGCGCATCCGGCCTGCCGTACACCATCGTGCACTCGACCCAGTTCTATGAATTCCTGCCTGGCATCGCGCAGTCCGGCGCTGACGGCAACATCATTCGCCTGTCACCCGCCTACGTGCAGCCGATCACATCCGACGATGTGGCGGATGCGATGGCCGTCATCACGCTGAGCGCGCCCAGGAACGGAATGGTTGAAATTGGCGGTCCGGAACGCGTCCGCCTTTCTGAACTCGTCCAACGTTGGCTGCGTGCAAAGCAGGACACACGCACCGTCGTGCCCGATCCGCAAGCCCTGTACTTCGGCGCACTGCTGGACGACGCCACGCTGGTGCCCGGCCCCGCGGCGCAGTTGGGCAAGGTGGGATTCGATGCGTGGTTTGCGCAGGCGCATGCTGGGTAGCTCGGCCGATCGGGCTGATCAAGGCGGCTGTGCTGGTGGGAATCACGCAGCTCAGCACTCAATGCGGTTCATGCAGCGCGGTTCACCAGCACGCGCTTCATGCCGCCCCACGACGCGGCCGCTCCAGCCCCAGCCCGCGGATCCTGTCGGTCATGAAATCGATGAACACGCGGATACGTGCCGGCAGGTGCTGGCGGCTCTGATAGCAGAGCCAATGGCCGCGATCATCGGGGGCGAAGGCGTCCAGGCAGGACACCAGCTCGCCTGACCGCAACAGGTCGCTGACCTGATACGCCGCCATCTGCGCAAAGCCCTGGCCGTCGCGCACGGCGCGCAGCACCAGGTCGGCATCGTTGATCGTGAAGCGCGCCCGCGGCAACACCCGCTGCAGGTGACCGTCCACCTTGAACTCCCATTCGTAGATGCGGCCCGATGCAAAACGGAAGTTGACGCACAGATGGTGCTCAAGATCCGCAGGCGTTTGTGGCACGCCGTGCTCGCGCACGTAATCGGCCGACGCGCACACCACCATCTGCATGGGGATCACCTGTTTGGCGATGACCTGACTGTCTTCCATGCGCCCATTGCGAAACGACACATCGACGCGGTCTGACGTGAAGTCCGTCGGGCCGTCATCAAGCAACAGGTCCAGCGAAATGTCGGGATACGCCGCGCAGAATTCCTTGAGCAGCGGCGCTACCACCTTGCGGCCAAAGCCCACGGTGGCGCACACCCGCAGCGGTCCACGC
This window encodes:
- a CDS encoding LysR family transcriptional regulator, giving the protein MASAADGPASDLLAASFATSYAGVVAFLTVAAEGSFAKAGDRLGIGRSAVSRSVQKLETQLGVRLFLRTTRSTSLTREGELFYANCHPGMVRIEKALEDMRDLREGPPRGPLRVCATVGFGRKVVAPLLKEFCAAYPDISLDLLLDDGPTDFTSDRVDVSFRNGRMEDSQVIAKQVIPMQMVVCASADYVREHGVPQTPADLEHHLCVNFRFASGRIYEWEFKVDGHLQRVLPRARFTINDADLVLRAVRDGQGFAQMAAYQVSDLLRSGELVSCLDAFAPDDRGHWLCYQSRQHLPARIRVFIDFMTDRIRGLGLERPRRGAA
- a CDS encoding Bug family tripartite tricarboxylate transporter substrate binding protein, with product MARSPRPLAHRGHAVCLLAVAALGTAFSTAALAQATWPSKPIALIVPNPPGGSNDVFARAMGKHLGDALGQPVVVDNRAGATGTIGAASVARAPADGYTLLFVSSTFTTNAAVQPNTQFDPDKAFAPVAMVAKGPLILTVNNSLPVKTAQDLIALAKAQPGKLNYVSSGIGSINHFATHQYAQAAGIQMTHVPYKGMGPAINDLIGNQVQVLIASGPSIMPQVRAGKVRALGITSAEPSAVAPGIPPLAKNGAPGYNMELWWGVLAPAGTPAAVVTKLNAEINKALAKPEMKELLLREGAEAAPQSSSAFANQFHQEIRQWAKVAKDADIRAE
- a CDS encoding carboxymuconolactone decarboxylase family protein; the encoded protein is MTQRIDYIKQAPDLFKRFVDFGMHLKNGSIETAIVDLVDIRASQMNGCGFCLDMHIKQATLHGERPLRLHHVAIWRESTLFSPRERAALAWTEALTQLAPHGVPDAVYERVRTELSEQEIVDLSYVIMVINAWNRINVGFQSVPGSLDKAYGLDKAELS
- a CDS encoding pentapeptide repeat-containing protein, whose amino-acid sequence is MIPQHPFPITGRTLSRADVQSLLSSTDGALTFVQCDFDDADLTRLDLRGASFIECSFVEAALSRALLADSRWRQCKGRQADFELADLTDAQFERCDLNNTQWRRARLASARFSNVKLTGARLAEVAGLGLVFEESLLISTDLRGLSFRKQRLVQLDLSDADLTGCDFTDAVFDGGSLRNANLTKARFAGADLRQVDLGGLKLPDTSVLKGATISYHQAAELLAELGLHVA
- a CDS encoding SDR family oxidoreductase — protein: MHIVVIGGTGLIGSKLVARLRQGGHDVLAASPNTGVNTLTGEGLADALAGAQVVVDVANSPSFEDRAVMDFFETSGRNLLAAEAAAGVAHHIALSVVGTDRLGASGYFRAKMAQEALIRASGLPYTIVHSTQFYEFLPGIAQSGADGNIIRLSPAYVQPITSDDVADAMAVITLSAPRNGMVEIGGPERVRLSELVQRWLRAKQDTRTVVPDPQALYFGALLDDATLVPGPAAQLGKVGFDAWFAQAHAG
- a CDS encoding MFS transporter, whose translation is MTTHVATATSRPAVPAGIPNSLVLLFAFCCGAIVANIYYAQPLIELIAPDVGLSSHAASFIVSLTQVGYAIGLLFLVPLGDLTENRRLMIVTLLVSAASLVGAALSSQPSTFLVFSMLIGFSSVSVQMMVPLAAHMATDETRGRVVGSVMSGLLFGILLSRPLSGLVADHFGWRTVFAAAAVLMLAIVVLLGLTMPQRRPAHTASYGQLIHSLLVLLRTQPVLRQRAFYQACMFAAVALFWTAVPVELSRHHGFSQSQIALFALVGAAGAFAAPFTGRLADAGHGRIGTLIALAGAALSFLPTLIHPALGVFGLAVTAVVLDLCMQMSMVIGQREVYALDAKARSRLNSIYMTAIFIGGAIGAAVASALYDHGGWAWVGIAGAVFAVVALIKFLVDPKVVAAK
- a CDS encoding LysR family transcriptional regulator, coding for MIEALRDFVSVATLGSFSGAARQQNVAVSSITRRIEGLETELRAKLFNRSTRVLTLTEAGQELLPRARDILAEVDDARDAVSALHAEPRGTLRVTAPTAFSRLHIAPALGSFLARYPLLNVELATSDEVFDLATDRIDVAIRVGLLPDSDLIAAQLAPQHRIVCASPAYLARRGTPKTPEDLLQHDCLNKHFGPVPSGWWTFAGINGYRPLPVQGSFRSNDTPSLLQAAVAGVGIVHLTSWLVSTEIASGTLVPLFMDLPGYSTRQSAIYAVRLSGRSQATKTTLFIDHLRERIGSPPYWDAVFGPALR